A window of the Triticum urartu cultivar G1812 unplaced genomic scaffold, Tu2.1 TuUngrouped_contig_6997, whole genome shotgun sequence genome harbors these coding sequences:
- the LOC125531383 gene encoding uncharacterized protein LOC125531383 isoform X3, whose translation MSPLPDNLRRAPNAASRHFLSGQHRGQLPRHRLLARFLKQRRLIQELLPSAAPPPLGASSTNQSSKLHASSLSSPPSSVDYAIFPQVVDVTSFFLNGVPILSYVQTNLMILHFLESKLNTRG comes from the exons ATGTCGCCGCTCCCAGACAACCTCCGCCGCGCCCCCAACGCTGCCTCCCGACACTTTCTCTCCGGGCAGCACCGCGGCCAGCTCCCCCGCCATCGTCTACTTGCTCGCTTCCTCAAGCAGCGCCGACTCATCCAGGAGCTCCTCCCGTCAGCAGCACCGCCTCCTCTAGGAGCCTCCTCTACGAACCAGTCCTCCAAATTG CATGCATCTTCTTTGTCCTCTCCACCAAGCAGTGTCGACTACGCCATCTTCCCCCAG GTTGTGGATGTCACTTCCTTTTTCTTGAACGGTGTCCCTATTTTGTCCTATGTACAGACAAATTTGATGATTCTTCACTTTCTGGAAAGTAAACTTAATACCAGAG GTTGA
- the LOC125531383 gene encoding uncharacterized protein LOC125531383 isoform X4, with amino-acid sequence MSPLPDNLRRAPNAASRHFLSGQHRGQLPRHRLLARFLKQRRLIQELLPSAAPPPLGASSTNQSSKLHASSLSSPPSSVDYAIFPQVHLYLKSNLHVGWCSSRIRVLICDMIGERG; translated from the exons ATGTCGCCGCTCCCAGACAACCTCCGCCGCGCCCCCAACGCTGCCTCCCGACACTTTCTCTCCGGGCAGCACCGCGGCCAGCTCCCCCGCCATCGTCTACTTGCTCGCTTCCTCAAGCAGCGCCGACTCATCCAGGAGCTCCTCCCGTCAGCAGCACCGCCTCCTCTAGGAGCCTCCTCTACGAACCAGTCCTCCAAATTG CATGCATCTTCTTTGTCCTCTCCACCAAGCAGTGTCGACTACGCCATCTTCCCCCAG GTTCATCTTTACCTGAAATCTAATTTGCATGTTGGTTGGTGTTCTTCAAGAATCAGGGTACTAATTTGTGATATGATTGGTGAAAGAG GTTGA
- the LOC125531383 gene encoding uncharacterized protein LOC125531383 isoform X2: MSPLPDNLRRAPNAASRHFLSGQHRGQLPRHRLLARFLKQRRLIQELLPSAAPPPLGASSTNQSSKLHASSLSSPPSSVDYAIFPQVHLYLKSNLHVGWCSSRIRVLICDMIGERDKFDDSSLSGK; encoded by the exons ATGTCGCCGCTCCCAGACAACCTCCGCCGCGCCCCCAACGCTGCCTCCCGACACTTTCTCTCCGGGCAGCACCGCGGCCAGCTCCCCCGCCATCGTCTACTTGCTCGCTTCCTCAAGCAGCGCCGACTCATCCAGGAGCTCCTCCCGTCAGCAGCACCGCCTCCTCTAGGAGCCTCCTCTACGAACCAGTCCTCCAAATTG CATGCATCTTCTTTGTCCTCTCCACCAAGCAGTGTCGACTACGCCATCTTCCCCCAG GTTCATCTTTACCTGAAATCTAATTTGCATGTTGGTTGGTGTTCTTCAAGAATCAGGGTACTAATTTGTGATATGATTGGTGAAAGAG ACAAATTTGATGATTCTTCACTTTCTGGAAAGTAA
- the LOC125531383 gene encoding uncharacterized protein LOC125531383 isoform X1 yields MSPLPDNLRRAPNAASRHFLSGQHRGQLPRHRLLARFLKQRRLIQELLPSAAPPPLGASSTNQSSKLHASSLSSPPSSVDYAIFPQVHLYLKSNLHVGWCSSRIRVLICDMIGERGCGCHFLFLERCPYFVLCTDKFDDSSLSGK; encoded by the exons ATGTCGCCGCTCCCAGACAACCTCCGCCGCGCCCCCAACGCTGCCTCCCGACACTTTCTCTCCGGGCAGCACCGCGGCCAGCTCCCCCGCCATCGTCTACTTGCTCGCTTCCTCAAGCAGCGCCGACTCATCCAGGAGCTCCTCCCGTCAGCAGCACCGCCTCCTCTAGGAGCCTCCTCTACGAACCAGTCCTCCAAATTG CATGCATCTTCTTTGTCCTCTCCACCAAGCAGTGTCGACTACGCCATCTTCCCCCAG GTTCATCTTTACCTGAAATCTAATTTGCATGTTGGTTGGTGTTCTTCAAGAATCAGGGTACTAATTTGTGATATGATTGGTGAAAGAG GTTGTGGATGTCACTTCCTTTTTCTTGAACGGTGTCCCTATTTTGTCCTATGTACAGACAAATTTGATGATTCTTCACTTTCTGGAAAGTAA